One window of the Delphinus delphis chromosome 20, mDelDel1.2, whole genome shotgun sequence genome contains the following:
- the CENPN gene encoding centromere protein N isoform X3: MRREPAGDVVRAKQMDETVSEFFRRTILKIPLTEMMTILKTWNFLSENQLQTVNFRQRKESLVQDLVLLCEENRASLNDAALLDIIYTQFHRHQKVWDVFQMSKGPGEDTDLFDMEQFKSSFKKILKRALKNVTVSFRDAEENAVWIRIAWGTQYRKPNQYKPAYVVYYSQTPYAFTSSSQLKSNLPLLGQIFETHNSTTPLQERSLGLDINMDSRIIHENKTEKERVQRVTQEIFGDYPQPRLEFAQYKLETKFKSDLNGGILAEREEPLRCLVKFSSPHLLEALKSLAPAGIADAPLSPLLTCIPNKGMNYFKIRDK, translated from the exons ATGAGGAGAGAGCCGGCCGGCGATGTGGTACG TGCCAAACAGATGGATGAAACTGTTTCCGAGTTTTTCAGGAGGACCATCTTGAAAATCCCATTGACTGAAATGATGACAATACTAAAAACCTGGAATTTTTTGTCTGAAAATCAACTGCAGACTGTAAACTTCCGGCAGAGAAAGGAATCTCTTGTTCAGGACTTGGTTCTGCTTTGTGAG GAAAATCGTGCAAGTCTCAATGATGCAGCCCTTTTAGACATCATTT ATACTCAATTTCATCGGCATCAGAAAGTTTGGGATGTTTTTCAGATGAGTAAAGGACCAG GTGAAGACACTGACCTTTTTGATATGGAACAATTCAAAAGTTCATTCAAGAAAATTCTTAAGAGagcattaaaaaat gtgaCAGTCAGCTTCAGAGATGCTGAGGAGAATGCAGTATGGATTCGAATTGCCTGGGGAACACAGTATAGAAAGCCAAACCAGTACAAACCTGCTTACGTGGTATATTATTCCCAAACACCATATGCCTTCACTTCTTCCTCCCAACTGAAAAGCAATCTACCCCTTCTGGGTCAG atcTTTGAAACTCACAACTCTACTACACCTCTACAAGAACGAAGCCTTGGGCTAGATATAAATA TGGATTCAAGGATCattcatgaaaacaaaacagaaaaagagagggtCCAGAGAGTGACTCAAGAAATTTTTGGAGACTATCCACAACCAAGGCTAGAATTTGCACAATATAAG CTTGAAACGAAATTCAAAAGTGACCTAAATGGGGGCATCCTGGCTGAGAGAGAAGAACCCCTCCGGTGCCTAGTTAAGTTCTCTAGCCCCCATCTTCTGGAAGCACTGAAATCCTTAGCACCAGCCG gtatTGCAGATGCACCACTTTCTCCATTGCTCACTTGCATACCCAATAAgggaatgaattattttaaaattagagataAATAA
- the CENPN gene encoding centromere protein N isoform X1, which translates to MRREPAGDVVRAKQMDETVSEFFRRTILKIPLTEMMTILKTWNFLSENQLQTVNFRQRKESLVQDLVLLCEENRASLNDAALLDIIYTQFHRHQKVWDVFQMSKGPGEDTDLFDMEQFKSSFKKILKRALKNVTVSFRDAEENAVWIRIAWGTQYRKPNQYKPAYVVYYSQTPYAFTSSSQLKSNLPLLGQALTIASKHHQIVKMDLRSRYLDSLKAIVFKQYNQIFETHNSTTPLQERSLGLDINMDSRIIHENKTEKERVQRVTQEIFGDYPQPRLEFAQYKLETKFKSDLNGGILAEREEPLRCLVKFSSPHLLEALKSLAPAGIADAPLSPLLTCIPNKGMNYFKIRDK; encoded by the exons ATGAGGAGAGAGCCGGCCGGCGATGTGGTACG TGCCAAACAGATGGATGAAACTGTTTCCGAGTTTTTCAGGAGGACCATCTTGAAAATCCCATTGACTGAAATGATGACAATACTAAAAACCTGGAATTTTTTGTCTGAAAATCAACTGCAGACTGTAAACTTCCGGCAGAGAAAGGAATCTCTTGTTCAGGACTTGGTTCTGCTTTGTGAG GAAAATCGTGCAAGTCTCAATGATGCAGCCCTTTTAGACATCATTT ATACTCAATTTCATCGGCATCAGAAAGTTTGGGATGTTTTTCAGATGAGTAAAGGACCAG GTGAAGACACTGACCTTTTTGATATGGAACAATTCAAAAGTTCATTCAAGAAAATTCTTAAGAGagcattaaaaaat gtgaCAGTCAGCTTCAGAGATGCTGAGGAGAATGCAGTATGGATTCGAATTGCCTGGGGAACACAGTATAGAAAGCCAAACCAGTACAAACCTGCTTACGTGGTATATTATTCCCAAACACCATATGCCTTCACTTCTTCCTCCCAACTGAAAAGCAATCTACCCCTTCTGGGTCAG GCACTGACAATTGCTAGCAAACACCATCAGATTGTGAAAATGGACCTCAGAAGCCGGTATCTGGACTCTCTTAAGGCTATTGTTTTTAAACAGTATAATCAG atcTTTGAAACTCACAACTCTACTACACCTCTACAAGAACGAAGCCTTGGGCTAGATATAAATA TGGATTCAAGGATCattcatgaaaacaaaacagaaaaagagagggtCCAGAGAGTGACTCAAGAAATTTTTGGAGACTATCCACAACCAAGGCTAGAATTTGCACAATATAAG CTTGAAACGAAATTCAAAAGTGACCTAAATGGGGGCATCCTGGCTGAGAGAGAAGAACCCCTCCGGTGCCTAGTTAAGTTCTCTAGCCCCCATCTTCTGGAAGCACTGAAATCCTTAGCACCAGCCG gtatTGCAGATGCACCACTTTCTCCATTGCTCACTTGCATACCCAATAAgggaatgaattattttaaaattagagataAATAA
- the CENPN gene encoding centromere protein N isoform X2 codes for MCAKQMDETVSEFFRRTILKIPLTEMMTILKTWNFLSENQLQTVNFRQRKESLVQDLVLLCEENRASLNDAALLDIIYTQFHRHQKVWDVFQMSKGPGEDTDLFDMEQFKSSFKKILKRALKNVTVSFRDAEENAVWIRIAWGTQYRKPNQYKPAYVVYYSQTPYAFTSSSQLKSNLPLLGQALTIASKHHQIVKMDLRSRYLDSLKAIVFKQYNQIFETHNSTTPLQERSLGLDINMDSRIIHENKTEKERVQRVTQEIFGDYPQPRLEFAQYKLETKFKSDLNGGILAEREEPLRCLVKFSSPHLLEALKSLAPAGIADAPLSPLLTCIPNKGMNYFKIRDK; via the exons ATGTG TGCCAAACAGATGGATGAAACTGTTTCCGAGTTTTTCAGGAGGACCATCTTGAAAATCCCATTGACTGAAATGATGACAATACTAAAAACCTGGAATTTTTTGTCTGAAAATCAACTGCAGACTGTAAACTTCCGGCAGAGAAAGGAATCTCTTGTTCAGGACTTGGTTCTGCTTTGTGAG GAAAATCGTGCAAGTCTCAATGATGCAGCCCTTTTAGACATCATTT ATACTCAATTTCATCGGCATCAGAAAGTTTGGGATGTTTTTCAGATGAGTAAAGGACCAG GTGAAGACACTGACCTTTTTGATATGGAACAATTCAAAAGTTCATTCAAGAAAATTCTTAAGAGagcattaaaaaat gtgaCAGTCAGCTTCAGAGATGCTGAGGAGAATGCAGTATGGATTCGAATTGCCTGGGGAACACAGTATAGAAAGCCAAACCAGTACAAACCTGCTTACGTGGTATATTATTCCCAAACACCATATGCCTTCACTTCTTCCTCCCAACTGAAAAGCAATCTACCCCTTCTGGGTCAG GCACTGACAATTGCTAGCAAACACCATCAGATTGTGAAAATGGACCTCAGAAGCCGGTATCTGGACTCTCTTAAGGCTATTGTTTTTAAACAGTATAATCAG atcTTTGAAACTCACAACTCTACTACACCTCTACAAGAACGAAGCCTTGGGCTAGATATAAATA TGGATTCAAGGATCattcatgaaaacaaaacagaaaaagagagggtCCAGAGAGTGACTCAAGAAATTTTTGGAGACTATCCACAACCAAGGCTAGAATTTGCACAATATAAG CTTGAAACGAAATTCAAAAGTGACCTAAATGGGGGCATCCTGGCTGAGAGAGAAGAACCCCTCCGGTGCCTAGTTAAGTTCTCTAGCCCCCATCTTCTGGAAGCACTGAAATCCTTAGCACCAGCCG gtatTGCAGATGCACCACTTTCTCCATTGCTCACTTGCATACCCAATAAgggaatgaattattttaaaattagagataAATAA